The following proteins come from a genomic window of Emys orbicularis isolate rEmyOrb1 chromosome 9, rEmyOrb1.hap1, whole genome shotgun sequence:
- the PRRG3 gene encoding transmembrane gamma-carboxyglutamic acid protein 3 gives METPSVPVPFSESRIHLEESRVFDHSAVCFEHPSERPLVGSLWGWVCGSPQRLSVLCVAVFLGAKNAHSILKRFPRANSFLEEFRQGTIERECIEEICSYEEVKEVFENKEKTMEFWKGYTNSIYSVKDPGQGTERSDAMYVVVPLLGVALLIVIALFIIWRCQLQKATRHRPSYAQNRYLASRAGRSLPRVMVYRETSHSQGEGQSQREPGSRVPADGRAGGTLYPPEHSFSVLSRLSSATPPPSYEEVTGHPESSSGEETCISYNDPPPKYEEIVGVAPALGK, from the exons ATGGAGACCCCATCAGTGCCTGTGCCCTTCAGTGAGAGTAGGATTCACCTGGAAGAGTCCAGAGTGTTTGACCATTCTGCTGTGTGCTTTGAGCACCCTAG TGAGAggccactggttggatcattgtGGGGCTGGGTGTGCGGGAGTCCTCAGCGCCTCTCTGTGTTGTGTGTTGCAGTGTTCCTGGGGGCCAAGAATGCCCACTCAATTCTCAAACGCTTCCCCCGGGCCAACAGCTTCCTGGAGGAGTTCCGCCAGGGCACCATCGAGCGGGAGTGCATCGAGGAGATCTGCAGCTATGAGGAGGTCAAGGAGGTGTTTGAGAACAAGGAGAAAACG ATGGAGTTCTGGAAAGGATACACCAACTCCATATACTCCGTCAAGGACCCCGGGCAGGGCACGGAGCGCTCAGATGCCATGTATGTGGTGGTGCCTCTCCTGGGAGTGGCTCTGCTCATAGTCATTGCCCTGTTCATCATCTGGAGGTGTCAGCTGCAGAAGGCCACGCGCCACCGTCCCTCGTACGCCCAGAACCGCTACTTGGCCAGCCGAGCGGGCCGCAGCCTCCCCAGGGTCATGGTGTACCGAGAGACCTCTCACAGCCAGGGGGAAGGCCAGTCCCAGCGcgagccaggcagcagggtgcCTGCTGATGGCAGAGCAGGAGGCACTCTTTATCCGCCGGAGCACTCCTTCTCCGTCCTCTCCAGACTGTCTAGcgccacccctcccccttcctacGAGGAGGTGACCGGTCACCCGGAGAGCAGCAGTGGTGAGGAAACCTGCATCTCCTACAATGACCCACCGCCCAAATATGAAGAGATAGTGGGTGTGGCCCCTGCCTTGGGCAAATAG